From Pseudomonas hefeiensis, one genomic window encodes:
- a CDS encoding response regulator transcription factor translates to MSRILLVEDHERLAHLVCKGLASAGIAVDVVNRIDGAWAAIGRVPYQALILDRGLPDGDGLVLLQRLRNAGLGMPCLVLTARDALHDRVAGLDAGADDYLPKPFAMDEMVARVRALLRRPVDCRPLAPSHGDLSLQPDIGVMSCASQSIPLAPAEMQIMLLLLRKPGEIVRRTAIEAAGWGLSEAVTPNALDVALHRIRRKLLAIGSRHRIVNLRGLGYALRQEDVAQ, encoded by the coding sequence ATGAGTCGCATTCTGTTGGTCGAAGACCACGAACGATTGGCGCATCTGGTGTGCAAAGGCCTGGCGAGCGCCGGCATCGCCGTCGACGTAGTCAATCGCATCGATGGCGCGTGGGCGGCTATCGGGCGGGTCCCGTACCAGGCGCTGATTCTTGATCGAGGCTTGCCGGACGGCGACGGGCTCGTGTTGTTGCAGCGGTTGCGCAACGCCGGGCTTGGCATGCCCTGCCTGGTCCTTACGGCGCGCGACGCGCTGCATGACCGTGTCGCAGGCCTTGATGCCGGAGCAGATGACTATCTGCCCAAGCCGTTCGCCATGGATGAGATGGTCGCGCGCGTGCGGGCGTTGCTAAGGCGTCCCGTGGACTGTCGTCCACTGGCGCCGAGTCATGGTGACCTGAGCCTGCAACCCGATATCGGCGTCATGAGCTGTGCCAGTCAAAGCATCCCTCTCGCGCCGGCGGAAATGCAGATCATGTTGTTGCTTTTGCGCAAGCCAGGGGAAATCGTCCGTCGCACCGCAATAGAGGCGGCAGGCTGGGGCTTGAGCGAAGCCGTCACGCCTAACGCACTGGATGTGGCTCTTCACCGGATCCGCCGCAAGCTGCTTGCCATCGGCTCC
- a CDS encoding MipA/OmpV family protein, whose protein sequence is MHCTPLSTVSSATRLTATTQALVLGLCSSMAALAAESANAEPSSSWGLGMGAVSSQQPYKGVDRESQAIPLIYFENDYVRVFGPTAEIKLPGFTINDSQQLDLSIVGEYDFSGYDDDDARFLDGMSDRKGGFWAGAKVQWRNPLADVSTQWLADVSGNSKGQRFTLGLERSWQWGEHLTLTPRMAAIWQDQKYVDYYFGVRESEARIDRAAYDGKSGLNTELGVRGNYMFDDHHSVFLDLKATSLADEIKDSPLVDRSTENSVLFGYLYRF, encoded by the coding sequence ATGCATTGCACGCCCCTGTCTACCGTTTCAAGTGCGACCCGGTTGACTGCCACCACCCAAGCCCTGGTGCTCGGTCTGTGCTCATCCATGGCCGCCCTCGCCGCTGAGTCCGCCAACGCCGAGCCGTCTTCATCCTGGGGCCTTGGCATGGGAGCGGTCAGCAGCCAGCAACCGTACAAGGGCGTCGACCGTGAAAGCCAGGCCATACCGCTGATCTACTTTGAAAATGACTACGTGCGAGTATTTGGCCCTACCGCCGAGATCAAGCTGCCGGGTTTTACGATCAACGACTCCCAGCAACTGGATCTGAGCATCGTCGGTGAATACGACTTCAGTGGTTATGACGACGACGATGCCCGGTTCCTTGATGGCATGAGCGACCGAAAAGGTGGCTTCTGGGCGGGCGCCAAGGTGCAGTGGCGCAACCCTCTGGCCGATGTCAGCACCCAGTGGCTGGCGGACGTATCGGGCAATAGCAAGGGCCAGCGCTTCACCCTGGGTCTGGAGAGGTCCTGGCAATGGGGTGAGCACCTCACGCTCACGCCACGAATGGCGGCGATATGGCAGGACCAGAAGTACGTTGATTATTATTTTGGCGTTCGTGAAAGTGAAGCTCGCATCGATCGAGCGGCCTATGATGGGAAATCCGGCCTCAATACCGAACTTGGTGTTCGTGGAAACTATATGTTCGATGACCATCACTCCGTATTCCTTGACCTCAAGGCCACGAGCCTCGCCGATGAGATCAAGGACAGCCCGCTGGTAGACCGATCTACCGAAAACAGCGTGCTCTTCGGCTACCTGTACCGCTTCTGA
- a CDS encoding heavy metal response regulator transcription factor, which produces MRLLIVEDEEKTSSYVHRGLSELGYIVDVASNGIDGLHYALEMEYDVVILDVMLPGKDGYGVLEGLRQQKKTPVIMLSARGTVDDRVRGLREGADDYLGKPFSFAELVARVQALIRRRTADTADLTHLRIDDLEVDLQARKVTRAGLRLDLTAKEFCLLSLLARHQGEILSKLMIAEQVWDMNFDSDANVVEVAIKRVRAKVDAPYPRKLLHTVRGMGYVLESREADGRQNGTS; this is translated from the coding sequence ATGCGCTTGCTCATCGTCGAGGACGAGGAAAAGACCTCCTCCTATGTGCACCGTGGCCTGAGTGAGCTCGGCTACATTGTTGATGTGGCGAGTAACGGCATCGATGGGCTGCACTACGCGCTGGAAATGGAATATGACGTCGTGATCCTTGATGTCATGTTACCGGGCAAGGACGGTTATGGCGTACTGGAGGGCTTGCGCCAGCAGAAGAAAACCCCGGTCATCATGTTGTCGGCCAGGGGGACGGTGGATGATCGCGTAAGGGGGCTGCGGGAGGGCGCTGATGACTACCTCGGCAAACCCTTTTCCTTTGCCGAACTGGTCGCGCGCGTCCAGGCATTGATCCGTCGTCGCACCGCGGACACGGCTGACCTGACCCATCTGCGCATCGACGACCTGGAGGTCGACCTGCAAGCGCGCAAGGTGACCAGGGCCGGGCTGCGGCTGGATCTGACGGCCAAGGAGTTCTGTCTGTTGAGCCTTCTGGCGCGGCACCAGGGAGAGATCCTTTCCAAACTGATGATTGCCGAGCAGGTCTGGGATATGAATTTCGACAGTGATGCCAACGTGGTCGAAGTTGCGATCAAGCGTGTGCGAGCTAAAGTGGATGCGCCTTATCCACGCAAGCTGCTGCATACCGTCCGTGGCATGGGCTATGTACTGGAAAGCCGTGAAGCCGATGGCAGACAAAATGGTACGTCATGA